GACAACCTCCGCGTGCGGCGACTGACCAGGGGCGACCCGCTGCATGCGGTGACCGCCCGACGGCCGTCATGACCGGTACAGCCCCTGCCCTGGAGGAGATGAGCCGTGTCCCGCGTCCTCGTGTTTCGTGAGTACGGCGGTCCCGAGACCCAGGAGCTGGTCGAACGGGACGTGCCCGAGCCCGGTGCGGGGGAGGTCCGTGTCGCCGTTCGCGCCGCAGGCGTCAACCCGGCGGACTGGAAGCGGCGGTCGGGCCGGTTCGGCACGAAGATCGCATTGCCGGCCCCGATGGGTCTCGAGCTCGCCGGGGTGGTGGAGTCCGTGGGCGCCGACGTGGCGGGCCTGGAGGTCGGCGACGCGGTGCTCGGGGTGCCCGCGCGCGGCTGGGGCGCGCTCGCCGAGCACACCATCGCCCGCGCGGAGGACCTGGTGCCCAAGCCGGCCGCCGTCTCGTTCGTCGATGCGGCGGCCCTGCCCGTCGCCGGGGCCACCGCCTACGACGTCGTCCATCAGGTGCCGCTGGGCCCCGGCGCCACCCTGCTCGTCACCGGCGCCGGTGGTGGTGTGGGGGTCATCGCGGTGCAGCTCGCCGTCGCCGTGCTCGGCCTGCGGGTGATCGGCACCGGCAGCGAGGCTAAACGGGCGCTGCTCGAGGAGCTGGGTGCCGTCTTCGTGGCGTCGGGCCCAGGTGTGGCCGACCGGCTGGTCGCGGCGGCGCCCGACGGCGTCGACGCCGTGGTGGACCTCGTCGGTGGCGAGGCGCTGCGCGAGGCCGCCCGGCTCGCGCGGGAGCCGGCCGCCGTCGTCAGCACCGCGGACCCGGCCGGCGCCCGTGAGCTGGGTGGTGCGGGTGTGGTGCGCCACCCGACGCGGGAGTCTCTCGGGGCGCTGCTCGGGCACGTGGTCGCCGGTCACGTGCGTCCCCGGGTGAGCGGGGTGTTCCCCTTGGAACGTGTCGCCGAGGCGGTGGCCGCCGTCGAGACCGGGCACGCCACCGGAAAGGTGGTCGTCGAGATCGGGTGAGACCGCCGACGGCGCGCGTCTCGCCCGCTGGGAAACCTGAACCGGGCGGCAGCCCGCGACAGACCCGCGTGCCATGCTCCACCGCGTCCCCGCACCGCGGTGCCGGCCCCGACCGTTGGAGCGTCAGATCGCATGTCCACCTCTAGCCTGCTGTGTGTGACCACCGCGACGCACCCAACGGTCTCCTTCGAGCTGTTCCCGCCACGAAAGCCCGAGCTCTACGAGGCGGTCTGGCAGCGGGTGCTGCGCATGGCGGAGGCGGGACCGGACTTCTTCTCGGTCACCTACGGGGCCTCCGGATCGTCGCGGGAGGCGTCGGGGGAGCTGGTTCGCCGGCTGCTGGCCGAGACCAGCGTGCCGCCGATCGCCCACCTGACCTGCGTGGGGGCGGACCGTGAGCAGCTGGCCGCCCGGGTGCGTGGCCTCCTGCGAGCCGGGGTCCGGGACTTCCTCGCCCTGCGCGGCGACCCGCCGGACGGGCAGACCACCTGGGCGCCGCCGTCGGGCGGGCTCGCCCGCTCCAGCGACCTCGTCGCCCTGATCCGGGAGGTCGAGGCCGATGAGCTGGGGTACGGGCCGGCGGCCAGGGCCGGCGCGGTGGCCAGGTCCGGCCCGGCGGCCAGGGCCGGCGCGGCGGGTGAGCCGCCGAGCGTGGTCGCGCAGGACCTCGGGGTGGTGCCGGCCGACGTGGTCTCGGTCGCCGTGGCCGCGTACCCGTCGGGCACCTCCCACACCCGTGAGGAGGAGCTGGTCGCGCTGCGCGAGAAGCAGGACGCCGGCGCGGACTTCGCCATCACGCAGGTGTTCTACAACGCCGAGGCCTACGCGTCGCTGGTGGCCGACGCCCGCGACGCCGGGGTCCACATTCCCATCCTGCCCGGCATCCTGCCGCTCACCGACCCCCGGCGCCTGCACCGTCTGGAGGCGCTCAGCGGCGTGCCGGTGCCGGCCGACCTGGACGCGCTGCTGGGGTGCGACGACGACGCCGAGCGCCAGCGCCGGGGCATCGACGCGACCATCGCCCTCATCGACGGGGTCCTGGAGGCCGGCGCCCCGGGCCTGCACCTGTACACGTTCAACCAGGACCGTCCCGCCCTGGACGTGCTCGAGCACCTGCGCGCCGGCGGTCTGCGCAACCCCGCACTGCTCACCCCGCCGGCCGTCCAGCGCCAGAGCGCCGCCGGGTAGGAGGCCAGATGGCCGCGTCCCCGCCACCTGCCGCCGGTCCCGGGCCTAGCACCGGTTCCGGTCCCGGTTCCGGGCCCGGTTCCACGCCGGGACCGGACCGCACCGTGCCGTGGTTCCCGGACGCGACCATCCTGGGCTACCCGCGCATCGGGCCGAACCGGGAGCTGAAGAAGGCCCTGGAACGGTACTGGGCCGGCGGCGAGCT
This window of the Georgenia yuyongxinii genome carries:
- a CDS encoding NADP-dependent oxidoreductase, which gives rise to MSRVLVFREYGGPETQELVERDVPEPGAGEVRVAVRAAGVNPADWKRRSGRFGTKIALPAPMGLELAGVVESVGADVAGLEVGDAVLGVPARGWGALAEHTIARAEDLVPKPAAVSFVDAAALPVAGATAYDVVHQVPLGPGATLLVTGAGGGVGVIAVQLAVAVLGLRVIGTGSEAKRALLEELGAVFVASGPGVADRLVAAAPDGVDAVVDLVGGEALREAARLAREPAAVVSTADPAGARELGGAGVVRHPTRESLGALLGHVVAGHVRPRVSGVFPLERVAEAVAAVETGHATGKVVVEIG
- a CDS encoding methylenetetrahydrofolate reductase gives rise to the protein MTTATHPTVSFELFPPRKPELYEAVWQRVLRMAEAGPDFFSVTYGASGSSREASGELVRRLLAETSVPPIAHLTCVGADREQLAARVRGLLRAGVRDFLALRGDPPDGQTTWAPPSGGLARSSDLVALIREVEADELGYGPAARAGAVARSGPAARAGAAGEPPSVVAQDLGVVPADVVSVAVAAYPSGTSHTREEELVALREKQDAGADFAITQVFYNAEAYASLVADARDAGVHIPILPGILPLTDPRRLHRLEALSGVPVPADLDALLGCDDDAERQRRGIDATIALIDGVLEAGAPGLHLYTFNQDRPALDVLEHLRAGGLRNPALLTPPAVQRQSAAG